The nucleotide sequence GGAGGGGGCACGACAACTCGCGGTGGATGTGGCGCCACCGGAAGGAGAATGGGACGCGATCGAAGATCGTATCGCTGGACCGGGGGCGTGGAGGGCAGCGCGGGCCCAAAGCCGTGTGGGTGCGGCCGACGGGATCAGTAGCGGACACGCGACCTTCACGCCCCACTTCGGCGGGGGCGACGATCCCTCGGAGCGAGGCGCCGCGGGAATGCCCGGCTGGGCGGGCGGTCTCCGCTGGGCCGCCGTATTGGTTCTCGCCATCGGACTCTCGTGGGGGCTCGTGAGCCTCCCCTCCTGGCTGGGGGGCCGGTCCGGTGACGTCGCCTCGAGCGCGTCGCCGGCGCCGGAATCCAACGCTCGCGAGCTCGTGGGCGCGCGTACCGCGGCCCTCCTCGAAGGCGCGTACGCCCCCTCCATCTCCGAGCTCCAGCGGATCCTCGCCGACACGCGCGACCAGCTCGACCCGGAGACGGTTCAGGTCGTGGACGAAAACCTCGCCGTCATCGAAGAGGCGATCGCGCGGGTGCGCGCCGCACTGGAGTCGGATCCCGCGAGCGCGCCGGCGCTCCGGTCCCTCGACTCACTTTTCAACGCGCAGCTCCGGGTCCTCCGGGTCGCGGCAGCACTGCCTCGTGAAATCTGAACCCCAAGGAGAACCTTCCATGGTGCGGCATTCGAAAGGTGCGGCGCTCGCGAGGATGGCCGGTGTGGCGTTGCTGGCCGCCTGGACCGCTGTCCCCCTCCTCGGGCAGGACATTCCGATCAACGAATTGCGCCCGCTTGGTCCGGGCGGGACAGTTCAGATCGACGTCATTCAGCACTCGATCACCATCGAGGTCTGGAATCGGAACGAGGTCGAAGTGAGGGGGCAATACAACCCCGCCTTCGAGCAGCTCGACATTGACGCCGACGCCGAATCCTTCTCTTTGGAGATCGACCGGCGGAATATCCGCGGGAATGGAGGCGGCGGCACACTCACGGTCCGAATTCCAGCGGGCGTGGAGCTCGACGCGGAATCCGTTTCCGGAGAGGTACGGGCGACGGGAAACGCCAACTCGGTCTCCCTCGAGAGCGTGAGTGGTTCCGTTACTTACGCGGGGGATTCCCCCGAGGTGCGCCTGAGCTCGGTCTCGGGCTCCGTGAGTTACGCGGGGACGGCGGCGGAAGCCCAGCTGGAGAGCGTGAGCGGGAGCGTGCGCCTGGAGGGGAATGTGGGAGCGTTGGACGCCGAATCCGTGAGCGGGGCCGTGACCGTCATTTCGGGGACGCCCGTGCGTGAGTTGGACCTCGAGACCGTTTCGGGGTCAGTGACCTTCACCGGATCCCTCGCTCCGGGAGGCGAAATCGCCATCGAGAGCTTCTCGGGGCGCGTCGAGATGGCGCTCGACCCCGCCACGGCCGCCCGCTTCGAGCTGGAGACCCTTTCGGGATCCATCAGCGTCGCGCTTCCCGGAGTGCCGGACGACATCGCCCGGAGCGGCCGTTTCGGTCCCTCCGAGACGGCCACCTTCGTGACTGGAAACGGGAACGGGTCCGTCGAGGCCTCAACCCTCTCGGGGAGCATCGTCATTCGGGCGAGGTGAGGTCGCGGCCCGCGGCGCCTTGGTCCCATGAACCCCGGGGATTAACATTCCCCGCATGGCCAACCAGGAGCCCGACCGCTACCGCCCGGGAGAGGTCGAATCGAAGTGGCAGAGCCGCTGGGAGGAGCGGGGAACGAACCGCTTCACCGAGGCCGCGCTCCGCTCCGCTGCCGCCCCCTATTACAATCTCATGATGTTCCCCTACCCCTCCGCGGAGGGGCTCCACGTCGGAAACATCTACGCTTTCACCGGCGCGGACGTACATGGGCGCTTCCAGCGCCTGACGGGGAAAAACGTTTTCGAGCCGATGGGCTTCGACGCCTTCGGAATCCACTCGGAAAACTTCGCCATGAAGGTCGGCGTCCACCCGATGGACCTGATTCCGAAAAATGTCGCGAACTTCACCCGCCAGCTGCGGCGGATCGGGGGGATGTTCGATTGGGACCATTCGGTGGACACGACCTCGCCGGAATACTACCGGTGGACGCAGTGGCTATTCCTCAAGCTTTTCGACGGCGGGCTTGCGGAGCGGAAGGAGGCCCCGGTCAACTGGTGCCCCTCCTGCAAGACCGTGCTCGCAAACGAGCAGGTGATCGGCGGTCTCTGCGAGCGGTGCGACACCCCAGTCGAGCAGCGGCGGATCGCGCAGTGGTTCTTCAAGACCTCGGATTACGCGCCGCGCCTTCTCGAGAACCTGAAGTCGCTGGACTGGTCAGAGACGACCAAAAAGGCGCAGGAGAACTGGCTCGGGCGGAGCGAGGGCGCGCTTCTCCGCTTCCCCGTCGCTGGACAGGAGGGGCGGGTGATCGAGGTCTTCACGACCCGCCCGGACACCGTCTTCGGCGCGACTTACATGGTCCTCGCCCCGGAGCACCCCCTCGTCGCGGAGGTCACGACCGCCGAGCGGCAAGTTGACGTCGCGGCCTACCAGGAGCGCGTCGCGCGGATGGACCTGGTGACGCGGAAAAAAACCGACAAGTCCAAGACCGGGGTCTTCACCGGGGGTTATTGCTGGAATCCGGCCACGGGGAAAAACATCCCTGTCTGGATCGCGGACTACGTGCTGATGGAGTATGGGACGGGGGCGATCATGGCGGTCCCCGGGCACGACGAGCGCGACTTCGAGTTCGCGAAGGCCTTCGGGCTCCCGATCCGCCGCGTCATTCTGGAGGCCGGCGGAGATCCTGGCGCGCCGCCCGAGGCCGCGTATGCGGGCGAAGGGACGCTCATGCACTCGGGGAACTTCGAAGGGACGCCATCCTCCGAAGCCCGACGCGCGATCACCGAGTGGCTGGGGAAGCGTGGGCTCGGAGCGCTCCGGGTGAACTACCGCCTCCACGACTGGTGCATCTCGCGCCAGCGTTATTGGGGGCCGCCGATCCCGATCGTGTACTGCGAACGGTGCGGGCCCGTCGGGGTGCCGGAGGATCAGCTCCCCGTCGTCCTTCCGCGCGTCGAGGACTTCAAGCCGGACGACTCGGGAGTGAGCCCGCTCGCGCGGGTGGAGTCGTGGTACCGGACCGAGTGCCCGAAGTGCGGGGAGCCGGGACGCCGCGAGACCGACGTCTCCGACACCTTCCTAGATTCGGCCTGGTACTTTCTCCGTTACCCCTCGGCGGACTCGGACGATGTCGCCTTCGACCCGGAGATCACGAAGCGCTGGCTCCCGGTGAACTCGTACATCGGAGGAAACGAGCACGCCGTTCTCCACCTCCTTTATTCGCGCTTCATCACGATGGCCCTGAAGGATCTGGGCCACCTCGAGTTCGAGGAGCCCTTCACCCGCTTCCGCGCGCACGGGCTCATCATTCGCGACGGCGCGAAGATGTCGAAGAGCAAGGGGAACGTCGTCGTCCCCGATCCGATCATCGAGGAATACGGGGCCGACACCTTCCGCCTCTATCTCATGTTCCTGGGGCCCTTCGAGGAGGGAGGCGACTACCGCGACCAGGGGATTCAGGGGCCTTTCGGCTTCCTGAAGCGCCTCTGGGAAACGGTGGTGCCGGTGGAAGAGCTGGGAAGCGGGACGCCGGATCCCACGGTGGAACGGAAGCTCCATCAGACCATCGCGCAGGTGACGGAGCAGCTTCCCGAGCTGGGCTACAACACCTCGATCGCCGCGATGATGGAATACCTGAACGTCGTGCGCGCGGGAGGAAGAAAGGCGGTCCGTGCCGAGGTGGAGCCTCTGGTCCCGATGATCGCCCCCTTTGCGCCGCACATCGCGGAGGAGCTCTGGGAACGCCTCGGCCACCAGGCCGGCCTCTTCGAGGGGGCGAGCTGGCCGGGCTTCGATCCGGAGAAGGCGAAGGAGAACACGATCACCCTCGCCGTGCAGGTGAATGGGAAGGTACGCGGGACGGTGCCCCTCCCCGTGGGGGCCTCCGAAGAGGCCGCGCTCGCCGCCGCGCGCGCGGAGCCGAACGTCGCCCGCCACCTGGAGGATGCGGAGCTTCGCCGCGTCATCTATGTTCCCGACCGCCTGTTGAACCTGGTCGTCGCGCAAGGCCGCTGACGCCCGGGCGGGGCCGCCCGCGCGCGCCTCGCCCCCGCCGCGCCGACCGGGGTCGCCCATTCACTGCGCCACAACCGTCCGACAGCCGAGCCGATGCCTTCCACACGGACCCTCGCCGGTCCCCTCGTCCTTCCCGACGCGCGCACCCTGCGCCTCTCCATCGATGCGGTCCGCGTCCTCTCGATGGACGCGGTGCAGGCCGCGAAGTCGGGACACCCGGGGGCACCGATGGCGCTCGCACCGGCCGGCTACCTCCTCTTCCGGCATCACCTCCGGCACAACCCGGCGAACCCCGAGTGGCCGGACCGCGACCGCTTCGTCCTCTCGGCGGGGCACGGTTCGATGCTCATATACTCCCTCCTCCACCTCACGGGATACGACCTCCCGCTCGAGGAGTTGAAGGACTTCCGCCAATGGGGGAGCCGCACCCCGGGGCATCCGGAGTTCCATCACACGCCGGGGGTCGAGACGACCACCGGGCCGCTCGGACAGGGGGTCGCGAACTCGGTGGGGATGGCGCTCGCCGAGCGGTGGCTGGCGGCACGATTCAATCGCCCGGGGCACACTGTGGTGGATCATTTCACCTACGCGATCTGCTCCGACGGGGATCTCATGGAGGGGATCTCGCACGAGGCGGCCGAGCTCGCCGGGCACCAGCGGCTGGGAAAGCTCGTCTGGGTCTTCGACGACAACGAGATCACGATCGAAGGGAGCACGGAGCTCGCTACCTCGACCGACCAGCTCCGCCGCTTCGAAGGATACGGGTGGCACGTCCAGCAGGTGGAGGACGGCAACGACCTGGATGCGCTCGACGCGGCGCTCCGGGCCGCCCGCGACGAGACGGACCGTCCGTCGCTCATCGCTCTCCGCACCACGATCGCTTACGGAAGCCCGAATAAGGCGGGGACCGCGGAGGCGCACGGCGCCGCGCTCGGTGTGGAGGAGGTGCGGCTCACGAAGGAGGCGCTCGGCTATCCATCGCAGGAGCCCTTCTGGGTCGCGAAGGAGGCCCGGGAGGAGTGGGAGAAAGCGGGACCGAGGGGAGCCGAGCTCGAGGGCGCGTGGCGGGAGCGGATGTCGGCGTATCGGGCTGAGTTTCCCCAGCTCGCGGCGGAGCTCGATGAGTGCCTGGGCGGAGAGCTCCGGGACGGCTGGGAGGCCTCGATCCCGGATTTCTCCGGAGCGGAAAAGGGGGAGGCGACGCGCTCGACTTCGGGAAAGATCCTCCAGGGGCTCGCGGCGGCGATCCCGAACCTCCTCGGGGGATCGGCGGACCTCGCCCCCTCGAACAACACCCTCCTCAAGGGGGCGGAATCGCTCCAGAGCGGGACGCCTGGCGGTCGAAACCTCCACTTCGGGGTGCGCGAGCACGCGATGGGGGGAATCCTGAACGGGATGGCGCTCCACGGCGGGGTGCGCGTATACGGCGGGACCTTTCTCATCTTCTCGGACTACATGCGCCCCTCGATCCGCCTGGCCGCGATCATGGGGCTCCCCGTGACCTACGTGTTCACGCACGACTCGGTCGGACTCGGCGAAGACGGTCCCACGCACCAGCCGGTCGAGCACCTCATGGCGCTCCGCGCGATCCCGAACCTGATGGACCTCCGCCCCGCGGACGCGGTCGAGACGGCAGCGGCCTGGCGTCTCGCGCTGGAACGGAGGGGAGGCCCGGCTTTCCTGGCGCTGACCCGGCAGGGAGTGCCGCCCCTTTCACGAAGGGAGACTCCGGATCCGGGGGCGGTCCTCCGGGGTGGGTACGTCTTCCGGGAAGCGGGGACCGGCGGAGCGGCTGACACAGGCGCGTCGGATGCGGGCGCGCCGAAAGTCATTCTGATCGCGTCGGGCTCCGAGCTTCAACTCGCGGTCGCGGCCTGGAAAACCCTCGAGGCGGAAGGGATTCCGACGCGCGTCGTGAGCCTTCCCAGCTGGTTCGTTTTCTCCCAGCAAGACGACGAATATCGCGAACGTATACTCCCGGCGGCTGTTCGGGCGCGGGTCGCCGTCGAGGCGGGGGCGACGCTCGGATGGCCACGCTGGATCGGTCCGGACGGCGAGGCGATCGGGCTCGACCACTTCGGCGCCTCGGCCCCTGGCGAGCGACTTTTCGACGAGTTCGGCTTCACCGCCACAGCGGTCGTGGAGCGGGCGAAGGCGCTCGTCCGCGAGTTGGATTGACGTCCGGGTACCCCTCCGATAATATCCGCACGCCGCAGCCCCAGGGAGCCACGACAGACACCCGCGCAGGCGGCCCCGCTGCGCCGATCCTGGGCAATCCGGACGGCGCGATCTTCCCGGCCGGGTCGACGTAGGCCTTGCAGCGAAGGACCGTGAAAATGCTCCGGGCCGCTATCCTCTTTCTTCTCCTCTTTGGCGTGTGGCTCGCCCTCTCCGGGCATTACACGCCGCTTCTGATCACCCTTGGACTCCTGTGCAGCGCGGGGATCGTCCTACTCGCCCTTCGGATGAGGATCGTCGACGACGAGGGGCTCCCCCTCGGCATGGCACCGCGGTTCGTCGCCTACATTCCCTGGCTCCTGCTGGAGACGATCCGTTCCAACATGGCCGTCGCGAAGGTGATCCTCTCCCCCTCCCTCCCGATCAGTCCGGTCCTCCTTCGGTTTCGTGCTCGGACGAAGACGGAGCTCGGGCGATTCCTCTTCGGGAACTCCATCACTTTCACACCGGGCACCACCACCTGCGAGATCGACGGGGAAGACCTTGTCGTGTACGCGCTGACGCGTGACTCGGCCGAGTCGTTGCAGGAGGGAGAGATGGTGCGAAGGGTCTGCTGGGTGGAGGGTTCCGAATGATCTTCTCGGCCGCCTCCGTCGCCGTGCTGGGCACCATGTTCATGGCCATGACTCGGGCTCTCAGGGGGCCCACGGTCTTCGATCGCGTGCTGGCCGTGAACATGTTCGGAACGAAGACGGTCCTCCTGATGTGCCTGGTAGGTTTCGCGGTCGGTCGCCCCGAGTTCATGGACGTGGCGATCGTTTACGCCCTGATGAACTTCATCGGGACGCTGACGATCCTGAAGTACTACGAGTACGGCGATCTGGCGGCGACGGAGCCGGCCGAAGACCGCCTGGAAGAGGTGGACTGATGGAAGTCGCCCTCACGGCATTGACCTGGGTGTTCCTCGGGCTGGGCTCGATCCTGATGATCGTCGGCGGAGTCGGAGTCCTTCGTCTCCCCGATTTTTTCTCGCGCATGCACGGGGCGGGACTGACGGATACGATGGGCGCCGGGCTGATCCTGATCGGGCTCATGTTCGAATCGGGGCTGTCGGCACCGACGGTCCGCCTCGTCATGATTCTGCTCTTCCTCTGGTACACGAGCCCCGTAGGGGGCCACGCCCTCGCCAAGGCCGCCCTCTCGAGCGGGGTGCAACCCATCCAGGACGGGGAGAAGCGCTGACATGGAATCCTTGATCGACTACGGCCTCCTGGCGCTTCTCGCGGTCACGGCGCTCGGGATCCTGACGCTTCGGAACCTCTTCGCCGTGGTCATGCTGATGGGGATCTACAGCCTCCTGTCGGCGGGACTCTTCGTGGTCCTCGACGCCCAGGATGTGGCCTTTACCGAGGCGGCGGTCGGGGCCGGGGTTTCGACGATCCTCGCCCTTGGCACCCTCTCGCTGGTGGGAAGGACGCGCAGGGACACGCCAACGATCCAGGTGATCCCGCTCCTGATCGTCGTGGGAACCGGCGCGGCACTCGTGTACGGAAGCTTCGGCCTTCCCGAATGGGGGAGCGCGGAGAATCCAATCCATCACCATGTGGCGCCGCGGTATCTCATCGATTCCGCCGAGGAGGTCGCCGTCGCCAACACGGTCTCCGCGGTGCTGGCCAGCTACCGCGGCTACGACACGATGGGCGAGACGACGGTCGTCTTTGCCGCCATGGTCGGAGTCTTCGCCCTCCTCGTGGCCGGCTCCGGCGCCGCGGCCTCCTCTCGGGGGAGAAAGCCGTAGGTGCAGAAGCAGCCGATCCCCCGCATCGCGACCAAGATCCTGATCCCCCAGATCATGATCTTCGGACTCTACGTCCACTTCCATGGCGATTTCGGTCCCGGAGGCGGATTTCAGGCGGGCGTGATTCTCGCCGGAGCCATCATCCTCTACGCCCTCATCTTCGGACTGAAGGAGGCCCAGCGGGTCCTCCCGATCTGGGCGGTGGTGGGGTGCTCGGCCATGGGGGTCCTCATTTACGCCGGCACCGGCGTCGCCGGACTCCTCCTGGGCGGTGAATTCCTGAACTACAACGTCCTCGCGCACGATCCGATCCACGGACAGCACCGAGGCATCTTGTGGGTCGAGTTGGGGGTGCTGATCACCGTCTTCGGGGTGATGGTGGGGCTCTTTTACGCCTTCGCAGGGAGGGGGCGGCGCCGCGCATGATCACTCTGGGGCATTTCAACTACGTCATCGTCATCGTCCTGATGATGGTCGGCTTTTATGTCCTGATTTCCCAGAACAACCTGGTGAAGAAGGTGGTCGGGCTGAACATCTTCCAAACCTCGGTGATCATCTTCTACGTCTCGGCCGGGAAGATCATCGGAGGAACCGCCCCGATTCTGATCGGGATGGAGGAGCACGGCGCCGCGGAGGAACTCGCAGGGGCAGGAGAAGCGGTCGCCGAAGTCGCCTCGCAAGCCGCGGAGAGCGTCGGGGAGGTCGTCTATTCGAACCCTCTGCCGCACGTTCTCATGCTCACGGCCATCGTCGTCGGGGTCGCCACGATGTCCATGGCCCTCGCGATCATCGTTCGCATCCGGGAGGCCTACGGTACGATCGAGGACGATGAGATCACCCTCATGGACCTCGAGTCGTGATGGGCATGCATTTGCCCGCACTTCAGGTCGTCATTCCCCTGATGGCCGCGGGGTTCGCACTTCTCGCCTGGCGCCCCCGGCTCTCCTGGACCGTCGCGATGGCGGCGAGCATCGCTTCCTTCCTGATCTCGGCCCAGCTCCTTCGGCAAGTCCTCGCGGACGGGCCGATCAGCTACAACCTCGGGGGATGGGAGCCCCCGTGGGGGATCGAGTACAGGATTGATGCGCTGAACGCGTTCGTCCTCTTCCTCGTCTCCCTGATTGCGGTCGTGGTGACGCCGTTCGCGCTCCGGAGCGTCGAGCAGGAAATCGCGGCGCCGCGCATTCCCTTCTTTTACGCGGCCTGGCTCCTGGCCCTGGCCGGCCTGCTTGGAATCGCGATCACCGGAGACCTCTTCAATGTCTTCGTCTTCCTCGAGATCTCCTCGCTGGCGGCCTATGCGCTGATCTCGATGGGGTCGGACCGGAGGGCGCTCTCCGCCGCCTTTCGATACCTCATCGTGGGGAGCGTAGGCGCGACCTTCATCGTCATCGGGATCGGCTATCTGTACGTGATGACGGGCACGCTCAACATGGCCGACCTCGCGGGCCGCCTCCCGGATGTGGCCGATCAGCGCCCGGTCATCGTGGGATTCGCATTTCTCGCGGTCGGGATCTGCCTGAAGCTCGCTCTTTTCCCGCTCCACCTCTGGCTTCCGAACGCTTACACCTACGCGCCCTCGGCCGCGACCCCCTTCATTGCCGCGACGTACACGAAGGTCGCGGTCTACATGCTGCTCCGCGTCTTCTTTACAGTCTTCGGCGAATCGTTCTCCTTCGACCTGATGCGGCTGGATGCGGTCATCCTCCCGCTGGCGCTGATCGGGATCGTCTCGATGTCGCTCGTCGCGATCTTCCAGCCCGACCTGAAGCGAATGCTGGCCTATTCGTCGGTCGCGCAGATCGGATACATGATTCTCGGGATCAGCTTCGGCTCCGTCACCGGGCTCACTGCGGCCACGCTTCACATGTTCAACCACGCCATCATGAAGGGCGCCCTCTTCATGGCGGTCGGGTGCATGGTCTACCGTTTGGAATCGTCGCGGATCGAGGATCTGGCCGGCGTCGGGCGCCGGATGCCGCTGACGATGGGGGCCTTCCTGATTGGCGGGCTCAGCATCATCGGAGTCCCCCTCACCGCCGGCTTCATCTCGAAGTGGTACCTCGTCCTCGGGGCAATCGAGCGGGGGTGGTGGCCCGTCGCGGCCGTGGTCCTCTTCGGATCCCTCCTGGCGGTCATCTACATCTGGCGGATCGTCGAGGTGGCTTATTTCCGGGCCCCCGCTGACGGGACGGCCACGGAACGAGTCGAGGCGCCTCTCCTCCTCCTCGTCCCCACCTGGATTCTCGCGCTCGCGAATCTCTACTTCGGGATCGACGCCAGTCTCACGACATCGGCGGCGTCCGCGGCGGCCTCCGCCGTCCTCGGAGGCGGGCCGTGACCGCGGAGCGCCTCGTCCTCCTCACGCTCGCGCTTCCCACGGTCGGGGCGCTCCTGATCGCGCTGACGGGCCGCTCCCCGAACCTGCGGGAGGGAATCACCCTCCTGACGAGCGGCGCACTTCTCGTCACGGTGCTGAGCCTCCTCCCGGCGGTCCTCGGGGGCGCCCGGCCCGAGGTCACCCTCGTCGAGATGTTTCCGGACATCGCCGTCCGCCTCGCGGTCGAGCCGCTCGGGATGATCTTCGCCTGCGTCGGGGCGATCCTCTGGCCGATCAACTCCCTCTATTCGATCGGTTACATGAGGGGAAACCAGGAGAAGAACCAGACGCGCTTTTACGTCTGCTTCGGGGTGGCGCTCGCTGCCGTGATGGGGATCGCCTTCTCCGGAAACCTTCTGACCCTCTTCGTCTTCTACGAGGTCCTGACCGTCTCGACCTATCCGCTGGTGACCCACAAGGGATCGGAAGACGCCGTGCGGGCGGGCCGGGTTTACCTCGGAATCCTGCTCACGACCTCGATCGGGTTTCTCCTTCCGGCGATCATCTGGACCTGGGCGATCTCCGGGACGGTGGACTTCGCCGCGGGGGGGATTCTTGCCGGTAGCGTCAGCGGACCACTCGTAGGCGTCCTCCTTGCGCTCTTCATGTTCGGGATCGGGAAGGCCGCCCTGATGCCGATGCACCGGTGGCTTCCCGCCGCGATGGTGGCGCCCACACCGGTCAGCGCGCTCCTCCACGCCGTCGCAGTGGTGAAGGCCGGAGTCTTCAGTGTCGTGAAGGTGCTGGTCTACATCTTCGGGCTCGATTTCCTGCGTGCCGAGTCCTCTACCCACTGGCTCATATACGCCTCCGGATTCACGGTGATCGTAGCCTCGATCGTGGCCTTCCGGATCCTGCGGGCCAGGGGCAACCTGAAGCGGATGCTCGCGTACTCGACGATCGCGCAGCTCTCCTACGTGATTCTCGCTGCCGCCATCATGACACAGATCTCGACGGCGGGCGCGGCGCTACACATTGTGGCGCACGCCTTCGGGAAGATCACCCTCTTCTTCGCGGCGGGCTCGATCTACACGGCGGCCCACAAAACGGAGATCTCGCAGCTCGACGGGATCGGCCGGCGCATGCCCTTCACGATGGGAGCCTTCGCGATCGGAGCCCTTTCGATGGTCGGGCTCCCGCCGACGGGAGGATTCATCTCGAAGTGGTACATGTTGGGCGGCGCCTTCGAGAGCGGAGATCTCCTCGCGCTCTCGATCCTCGTGGTCTCGACGCTGCTCAACGCCGCCTATTTCGGACCGATCGTTCATGCCGCCTTCTTCCGGAAGGAGGCGTCGGACCACGACGGGCACGGTCATGGGCACGGTGAAGCGCCCTGGCCCATCGTCGTCGCGCTCACCGCGACGGCGAGCCTGACCGTGCTCCTCTTCTTCTTCCCGGACGTCGCGACGACGCTGGCCCGACAGATTGTGGGACTCACCCCATGACACGAGCCTCGAAACACGATGAAGCCCATCCGGACCGCGAAGTCGAGGTCCCGCGCGTCGAACCGGATTCGACCCATTGGCTGGTCCGGCCGAGCACGATCCGGAAGTTATGGATCGCGATGGCCATCGTCCTGTTCCTGACGGTGATCCCGGACTTCTTTCTCGAGCACCACCCCTACTTCGGGTTCGACGGCCTCCCCGGGTTTTCGGCCGCCTTCGGGTTCGTCGCCTGCGTTTTCATGGTGATCCTCTCCAAGGTCCTGGGGATCTTCCTCAAGCGGACGGACCGGTATTATGGCGATTAGCTTTCCCCCCGGACTGATCCTCCTCGGCGGGGGGCTCCTCCTCCCCCTCCTGCAGGGAAGACTCCGCGAGGCGGCCGTCCTGGTCTTTCCCCTCCTCACCCTCGGCGCGGTGTGGACGGTCCCCGACGGAACCTCACTGGCCGTGCCCTTCCTGGGGTACGAGCTCGCCCTGGTTCACTCGACGACGCTCGGCCGCCTCTTCGCGACCGTCTTCTCGATCATGGCCTTCGCGGGGGGACTCTTCGCCCTCCGTCGCGCCCCCGTGGTGGAGCTGGCGGCCGCCTTCGCCTACGCCGGGAGCGCCATCGGCGTCACCTTCGCCGGTGACCTCCTGACGATGTTCGTCTTCTGGGAGCTGATGGCCGTCGGGTCTACCGTGGTGATCTGGTCCTCCGATCAACCGGGAGCTTACGGGGCGAGCATGAGGTACCTCTCCATTCACCTGATGGGTGGGGTCCTCCTGATGTTCGGGGTGATCGGCCACATCATCGACACCGGATCGGTCGCCTTCACCGCCATGCAGCCGGACAGCCTGGCGCACTGGATGATCCTGGCGGGCTTCCTCGTCAACGCCGGCGCCCCTCCGCTCGGAGCGTGGATCGCCGACGCCTATCCCGAAGCCTCCGCGACCGGAATGGTCTTCCTCTCGGCATTCACGACCAAGACGGCGGTCTTTGCGCTCATGGTCGGATTTCCCGGAGCGGGAATCCTGATCCCGATCGGCCTCTACATGTCCCTGTACGGAATCTTCTACGCCCTACTCGAGAACGACATGCGTCGCATTCTCGCGTACAGCATCGTGAACCAGGTCGGATTCATGGTGACGGCGGTGGGGATCGGGTCCGAGATGGCGCTGAACGGGGCGGCGGCACATGCTTTCACCCACATCATTTACAAGGCGCTCCTCCTGATGTCGGCGGGGAGTGTCCTGGTGATGACCGGCAAGAGGAAGTGCACGGATCTCGGCGGCCTCTTCCGCACGATGCCCTTCACCGCGACCGCGGGAATCATCGGCGCCCTGGCGATTTCGTCCTTCCCCTTCACTTCGGGGTTCGTGTCGAAGTCCATGACGAACCAGTCGGCGGCGGACGCGGCGCTCCTCGTCCCGTGGCTCATTCTGACGGCGGCATCGGCGGGGGTCTTCCTCCATGCCGGCATCAAGTTCCCCTGGTTCGTCTTCTTCCAGAAGGACTCCGGGCTCCGGCCGGCCGAGCCGCCCCTTTCCATGCGGCTCGCGATGGGACTCTTCGCCTTCGCCTGCATCGCCCTGGGCGTCGTGTATCAGCCCCTGTACCGGCTCCTCCCCTACGCGACGGAGTACGAGCCCTATACGGCGCTCCATCTCGTACAGCAGTTTCAGCTCCTCCTCTTCTCCGGGCTTGCCTTCTTCCTCCTCCTCCCGCTCATGAAGCGAACGCGGACGATCAGCCTGGACTTCGATTGGTTCTATCGGCGCTTCGG is from Gemmatimonadota bacterium and encodes:
- a CDS encoding Na(+)/H(+) antiporter subunit D translates to MAISFPPGLILLGGGLLLPLLQGRLREAAVLVFPLLTLGAVWTVPDGTSLAVPFLGYELALVHSTTLGRLFATVFSIMAFAGGLFALRRAPVVELAAAFAYAGSAIGVTFAGDLLTMFVFWELMAVGSTVVIWSSDQPGAYGASMRYLSIHLMGGVLLMFGVIGHIIDTGSVAFTAMQPDSLAHWMILAGFLVNAGAPPLGAWIADAYPEASATGMVFLSAFTTKTAVFALMVGFPGAGILIPIGLYMSLYGIFYALLENDMRRILAYSIVNQVGFMVTAVGIGSEMALNGAAAHAFTHIIYKALLLMSAGSVLVMTGKRKCTDLGGLFRTMPFTATAGIIGALAISSFPFTSGFVSKSMTNQSAADAALLVPWLILTAASAGVFLHAGIKFPWFVFFQKDSGLRPAEPPLSMRLAMGLFAFACIALGVVYQPLYRLLPYATEYEPYTALHLVQQFQLLLFSGLAFFLLLPLMKRTRTISLDFDWFYRRFGTIVAREFGVRTGGAWARSERQVEKRVTKVIEGLFRTHGPHGALARSWPTRSMLLWVAILLGAFLSMELLRLII